One segment of Tetrapisispora phaffii CBS 4417 chromosome 1, complete genome DNA contains the following:
- the NUM1 gene encoding Num1p (similar to Saccharomyces cerevisiae NUM1 (YDR150W); ancestral locus Anc_8.331) has protein sequence MASNQNSTIKKQLSISSSSMKMDTVRNRVNDQLDIADDGLDSLSRNNNDPDNRRPFSFSNILTKKNRNSNASILSSHNNDNVNFVMDLSDNLLHECRKLQSEIERKSKKLKRLDEDNKTLTKNYEILNSKFNTTQKDYESLKTNNWELESNYVNVSNELNQLKDHFQKQKKELNKNKSLAEETNVKNEALYLEKIGLENKINSDTKKYQSEINNYKDRINEVNDINNDLNTKVSELQHTIKVLTVDIEKNTIRTRESPVVAESIHMDNNLMPISVFNEEEQISEDKRNFDSEFSKDLQYQTLKSNLTHAHQMIAKLKKQIVILKSNKSIEAINNEDYDDSDDDGEKELSSSNLIRNKGMEDKIVDEAHIKYTDDTPMNIDNMELINFKNNEYEVELTMMEVQQYARKNDCMILTNTEYSALMKKIDERSNMKAFEASPSSDKIYIDKIELENSYLDIRNINVEKIIELANENNLAVLKTEDMDNLKEKIDKPSQDYLIEKANENNLVVLNQKDYELLVDKVNSPPLEYIANAAKVHGYILINSENVSKSSTLSQNNGELSLNTDSILISRSDYQDMLNDLNKNLSKEEVISLCSKYNIVPLPEKKYDELTKGPNKETMSEFANLYGYIALPREDYDVLKSSAEYPSNDVLEKTAKARGLSLVKFSDYEVLLNKTNNPSKKDVEAYAEKLGLNVLTSEDYGALVNKFNDRSVVETVSPSSKVLANKQFFEKVIREENSSQEKILKSTKKMGFVTLSSEEYSNLKKNQKDHIMTKTDIYNGAKDYDLTVLPTDEYKSLLKRKNTMNSISFDDIKEYAANFDMKLTPLGVQEFESPRKLNLNNPESGRGASLVFNSLNNSALSVNSTSTEHSLYYDANESLAKSSQSLTSRDGIPYKNVGRLLSKSSLLDFSQIPTKTKLVNMINNVEDHDNKSIDDTISLSDVSTIHTIASKDDQDTEGLCFDVLNHHAKSLGYKLVPITRSGVEEGVVRTIGIDDGLNFASDIGINQGKHLFNDNEDSDESNFGALQEGLMDESQLDSNQSSNDKLLKNVSISQEEFAEYLMLKTKYQQNKQSDVANSDYYNSEINSSPSINDYKRPKEENNKDLYDFETLQKYSSEIGMKLISADDYELNIQKIGELEKEIETKNSDLLEFENISKSMNQIKVENETLKSDLEKLQLEREALNEDNKRKIEEVELLTITLRSLETEKNELENTVNEAISLTQDKENENQTTMNENLELIHKYETLQTEYDNLKCEVDVNSENRHPEQNDNIDLDKIRYMADDLGIVVLSKDDYAELINTSIQGDFINPHSTIEKSSESREPNILSEDEIRNHCSKLGLVVMDLSEYKKLSEGDQKSSSNFNHLISSTLPIPIPIPNLVANSNIATSIPNVGEISENHLLENDNKSIQKDLGDDFTDVNEISELKQTQKESQEIKKDWSPLKEEIIYYAHEHGLEVINNDDYMRLVQLERDSNILDMNEETLSKKAAEMNFILVNIEKFKSIEAELNNPSISKELLYLEAEKQDLVVLERKKYLEMNANISDISYLRDEEEGNSFAEDDTQYISEEISQIKQKASSFGYICVPGSSFVPTTSSKTPDSEDTVLLPSSYYQKLLISNNASLRNFTINELQAELKKRGQDSTHVLGNPTEFAPPPPIGGQITFPSSGNSSNGHANNMQSSNSYSHSRSSTMSNANSMRAFSIAGGVSLVTVASFTEPSIIPAVTQTVIGEYLFKYYRRLGHLGFESRHEKYFWVHPYTLTLYWSSTNPVMDNVTSRKTKGVAILGVESINDTNPYPVGLYHKSIIVKTEGRSIKITCPTRQRHNVWYNSLRYLLQRNLEGIDLNDVADDPTDNIHPGNLYHLSNSFKNPKSPQSEKTRKISKKLSSINLDPNRARLPNTSSPLLKNTGFNYPK, from the coding sequence ATGGCAAGCAATCAAAATAGTACTataaagaaacaattatccatatcatcatcttcaatgAAGATGGATACCGTTAGAAATCGAGTTAATGATCAATTAGATATTGCAGATGATGGTTTAGATTCTTTATCGAGGAATAATAATGATCCAGACAACAGAAGaccattttctttttcaaatattttaaccaaaaaaaatagaaattCAAATGCAAGTATCTTATCTTCacataataatgataatgttAATTTTGTAATGGATCTAAgtgataatttattacatGAATGCAGAAAATTACAATcagaaattgaaagaaagtctaaaaaattaaaaaggttggatgaagataataaaactttaactaaaaattatgaaatattgaattcaaaatttaacaCTACACAGAAAGATTATGAATCattgaaaacaaataattgGGAATTAGAATCGAATTATGTTAACGTatcaaatgaattaaaCCAATTGAAAGATCATTTCCAAAAgcaaaagaaagaattaaataagaataaatcATTAGCAGAGGAAActaatgttaaaaatgaagCATTATACTTAGAAAAGATAGGtttggaaaataaaataaattccgatactaaaaaatatcagtcagaaataaataactaTAAAGACCGTATTAATGAAgtaaatgatataaataatgatttgaaTACAAAGGTATCTGAGCTACAGCACACAATAAAGGTATTGACTGTCGATATTGAGAAAAATACTATTAGAACTAGAGAATCGCCAGTAGTTGCAGAAAGTATCCATATGGATAATAATCTTATGCCAATAAGCGTGTTcaatgaagaagaacagATATCTGAGGATAAGCGAAATTTTGATAGTGAATTTTCTAAAGATTTACAATATCAAACAttgaaatcaaatttaacaCATGCACATCAAATGATAGcgaaattgaagaaacaaattgtaatattgaaatcaaataaatcaattgaagccataaataatgaagattATGATGATAGTGATGATGATGGTGAAAAAGAGTTATCTTCTTCGAATTTAATAAGAAACAAAGGGATGGAAGATAAAATAGTAGATGAAGCTCATATTAAATACACTGATGATACCCCGAtgaatattgataatatggaattgattaattttaaaaacaacGAATACGAAGTAGAACTCACCATGATGGAAGTTCAACAATATGCTAGAAAGAATGATTGTATGATATTGACAAATACAGAATATTCAGCActgatgaaaaaaattgatgaaagaTCAAATATGAAGGCATTCGAAGCGAGTCCCTCTAGCGACAAGATTTacattgataaaattgagTTAGAGAACTCCTACCTTGATATTAGGAATATTAATGTTGagaaaattattgaacTAGCTAATGAAAATAACTTAGCAGTGCTAAAAACAGAGGATATGGATAacttaaaagaaaagattGATAAACCAAGTCAAGACTATCTGATTGAAAAAGCTAATGAAAATAACCTAGTAGTCTTAAACCAAAAAGATTATGAATTACTAGTTGATAAAGTTAACAGTCCACCGCTGGAGTATATTGCAAATGCTGCTAAAGTACATGGATACATCTTAATTAATTCTGAGAATGTTTCTAAATCATCTACATTATCACAAAATAATGGGGAACTCTCGTTGAATACTGATTCGATTCTAATTAGTAGATCTGATTACCAAGATATgttaaatgatttaaacaaaaatttgaGCAAAGAAGAAGTAATTAGCTTATGCTCCAAATACAATATAGTTCCCTTACCGGAGAAGAAATATGACGAGTTAACAAAAGGACCTAATAAAGAGACAATGTCAGAGTTTGCAAATCTGTATGGTTATATTGCTTTGCCTAGAGAGGATTATGATGTATTAAAATCGAGTGCAGAATATCCGTCAAATGATGTTCTTGAAAAGACTGCTAAAGCTAGAGGGCTATCTTTAGTGAAATTCTCCGACTATGAAGTTCTTCTAAACAAAACTAACAATCCTAGTAAGAAAGATGTTGAAGCTTACGCCGAAAAGCTAGGATTAAATGTTCTGACAAGTGAAGATTATGGAGCTCttgttaataaatttaatgatagaTCAGTTGTGGAAACTGTATCTCCTTCTTCGAAAGTATTGGCAAACAAGCAATTTTTTGAGAAAGTTATTCGTGAAGAGAATTCAAGTCAAGAAAAGATATTGAAGTCCACAAAAAAGATGGGTTTTGTCACATTATCTTCAGAGGAATATTCAAACTTGAAAAAGAATCAAAAGGATCATATAATGACTAAGACAGATATCTATAATGGTGCAAAGGATTACGATTTGACTGTATTGCCAACAGATGAATATAAAagtttattaaaaagaaaaaatacaatGAATAGTATATCCTTTGATGATATTAAGGAATATGCAGCAAACTTTGATATGAAATTAACTCCTCTTGGTGTTCAAGAGTTTGAATCACCACGAAAACTTAATCTCAATAATCCAGAGTCAGGAAGAGGTGCTTCTTTGGTGTTTAATAGCTTAAATAATTCTGCATTATCAGTCAATTCTACATCAACAGAGCACTCACTGTATTACGATGCAAATGAGAGTTTGGCGAAATCATCACAGTCATTAACTAGTCGTGATGGCATTCCATATAAGAATGTTGGTAGATTATTAAGTAAATCTAGCTTGCTTGATTTTAGCCAGATTCCGACAAAAACAAAGCTTGTTAATATGATTAATAATGTCGAGGACCATGATAATAAAAGCATAGATGACACTATATCTCTATCTGATGTATCTACAATTCATACTATAGCTTCTAAAGATGATCAGGATACAGAAGGTCTTTGTTTTGACGTTTTAAATCACCATGCGAAGTCATTGGGATATAAACTAGTACCCATTACTAGAAGTGGTGTTGAAGAAGGGGTAGTACGTACAATTGGTATTGATGATGGTTTGAACTTTGCCTCCGACATTGGAATTAATCAAGGTAAACATTTGTTCAACGATAATGAAGACAGTGATGAATCTAATTTTGGAGCATTACAAGAAGGACTAATGGATGAGAGTCAGTTGGATTCTAATCAATCATCTAATGATAAACTTCTGAAAAATGTCTCTATTTCACAAGAAGAGTTTGCTGAATATTTGATGcttaaaacaaaatatcaacaaaATAAACAGTCTGACGTTGCAAATTCAGATTATTACAACTCTGAAATTAACTCTTCTCCTTCAATTAATGATTACAAAAGACCTAAAGAGGAAAATAACAAAGATCTTtatgattttgaaacattaCAAAAGTACTCAAGCGAAATTGGTATGAAACTTATCTCAGCAGATGACTACGAACTTAATATACAGAAAATTGGAGAGTTAGAAAAGGAGATTGAGACCAAAAATTCTGATCTACTAGAATTTGAGAATATATCTAAAAGTATGAACCAAATAAAGGtagaaaatgaaactttAAAGAGTGATCTTGAAAAACTTCAATTAGAACGTGAAGCTCttaatgaagataataaaagGAAAATAGAGGAAGTTGAATTATTAACCATTACACTAAGATCTTTAGAAACTGAGAAGAACgaattagaaaatacaGTGAATGAAGCCATAAGTTTAACTCAGGATAAGGAAAATGAAAACCAAACAACAATGAATGAAAATCTGGAGTTAATACACAAATATGAAACACTGCAAACAGAATATGATAACCTAAAATGTGAAGTTGATGTGAATTCAGAAAATAGACATCCAGAacaaaatgataatattgatcTTGATAAGATTCGGTATATGGCCGATGATTTAGGTATTGTAGTTTTAAGTAAAGATGATTATGCTGAGTTAATTAACACGAGTATTCAAGGTGATTTTATAAATCCTCATTCAAccattgaaaaatcttCTGAAAGTAGAGAACCTAATATTCTGAGCGAAGATGAGATTAGAAATCACTGCTCTAAGTTAGGACTTGTTGTGATGGATCTATCTGAATACAAGAAATTATCAGAAGGAGATCAAAAAAGCTCATCTAACTTTAATCATCTAATCTCGTCAACCTTGCCAATACCAATTCCTATTCCAAACTTGGTTGCAAATTCCAACATTGCCACTTCAATTCCCAATGTTGGTGAAATAAGTGAGAACCACTTacttgaaaatgataataaatctaTCCAAAAGGATCTAGGAGATGATTTCACTGATGTTAATGAGATTTCTGAGCTCAAGCAAACTCAAAAAGAGAGtcaagaaattaaaaaagattGGTCTCCTCTTAAAGAAGagattatttattatgcTCATGAACATGGTTTAGAAGTCATAAACAATGACGATTACATGCGCTTAGTTCAGTTAGAAAGGGATAGTAACATTCTTGATATGAATGAAGAAACTCTTTCCAAAAAAGCTGCTGAAATGAATTTTATTCTAGTTAATATTGAGAAATTTAAGTCTATAGAGGCAGAACTAAACAATCCTTCTATAAGTAAAgagttattatatttggaGGCAGAGAAGCAAGATTTGGTCGTGttagaaagaaaaaaatatctagAAATGAATGCAAATATTAGTGATATAAGTTACTTGAGAGATGAGGAAGAGGGAAATAGTTTTGCTGAAGATGACACTCAATATATCAGTGAAGAAATTAgtcaaataaaacaaaaagcTAGCAGTTTTGGTTATATATGTGTACCTGGAAGCTCCTTTGTTCCTACCACTTCTTCTAAAACTCCAGATTCTGAAGATACTGTTCTGTTACCTTCTTCATACTACCAGAAATTGTTAATATCAAACAATGCTTCTCTTAGAAACTTCACAATAAATGAGCTTCAAGCGGAGCTGAAAAAACGAGGTCAAGATTCAACACATGTTTTAGGCAACCCTACTGAATTTGCTCCACCACCTCCTATTGGAGGACAAATAACTTTCCCATCTTCTGGAAACTCTTCTAATGGACATGCGAACAATATGCAGTCAAGCAATTCATACTCTCATTCTAGAAGCTCTACTATGTCCAACGCTAATAGTATGAGAGCTTTTTCGATTGCAGGTGGTGTGTCACTTGTTACAGTGGCTTCTTTTACTGAACCAAGCATTATTCCTGCAGTTACACAAACTGTTATCGGTGaatatttgtttaaatattatcGTCGTTTAGGACACTTAGGTTTTGAATCTAGGcatgaaaaatatttctggGTTCACCCATATACCTTGACGTTATATTGGTCAAGTACAAATCCTGTAATGGATAATGTTACTTCCAGAAAGACAAAAGGAGTTGCAATATTAGGTGTTGAAAGTATTAACGACACAAATCCATATCCAGTAGGCTTGTACCATAAAAGCATTATTGTTAAAACTGAAGGTCGTTCTATCAAAATTACTTGTCCAACTCGACAAAGACATAACGTTTGGTATAATTCTTtaagatatttattacaaAGGAATTTAGAAGGTattgatttaaatgatGTAGCAGACGACCCAACTGATAATATCCATCCAGGTAACCTGTACCATTTGTCCAACTCTTTTAAAAACCCAAAAAGTCCTCAGTCAGAGAAAACAAGAAAGATATCCAAAAAACTCTCGTCAATAAATCTTGACCCTAATAGAGCTAGATTACCTAACACTTCATCGCCactattaaaaaatactgGTTTTAATTACCCTAAATGA
- the KGD2 gene encoding dihydrolipoyl transsuccinylase (similar to Saccharomyces cerevisiae KGD2 (YDR148C); ancestral locus Anc_8.329), whose protein sequence is MLSRSVSKTLLSTTVRQSLKNKTNIHSSLKISSNVLGRRYISNVNVENNINGNYIRKQQTNYVNGNKLWLINNRRFASTVVKVPQMAESLTEGTLKEFTKNVGDFVHQDELIATIETDKIDVEVNAPFSGTIKKFLANPEDTVTVGGDLIEIEEGPAPEGNDAVKKESKPVKEKATEPVPEKKPAETVQKSESKPVSTPAQEKPKKQEAVQNVFEPKTFTSFSRNERKVKMNRMRMRIAERLKESQNTAASLTTFNEVDMSGILEMRKLYKDEIIKTKNVKFGFMGLFSKACTLAAKDIPSVNGAIEGDQIVYRDYSDISIAVATPKGLVTPVIRNAESLSVLEIEEEIVRLSKKARDGKLTLEDMSGGTFTISNGGVFGSLYGTPIINTPQTAVLGLHGVKQRPVTLADGTIASRPMMYLALTYDHRMLDGREAVTFLRTVKEYIEDPRKMLLA, encoded by the coding sequence ATGTTATCTAGATCTGTATCCAAGACGTTGTTAAGTACAACTGTTAGACaaagtttaaaaaataaaacaaatatacattcttctttaaaaatttcttcaaatgtGTTAGGAAGAAGATATATCTCAAATGTTAAcgtagaaaataatatcaatggTAATTATATTAGGAAACAACAAACTAATTATGTTAATGGTAATAAGTTATggttaattaataatagaagATTTGCCTCGACGGTTGTTAAGGTTCCACAAATGGCTGAATCATTGACTGAGGGTactttaaaagaatttactAAAAATGTAGGTGATTTTGTTCATCAAGATGAGCTAATCGCGACAATCGAAActgataaaattgatgTTGAAGTTAATGCACCATTTTCTGgtacaattaaaaaattcttgGCAAATCCTGAAGATACCGTCACTGTAGGAGGtgatttaattgaaatcGAAGAAGGTCCTGCTCCAGAAGGTAACGATGCTGTGAAAAAGGAAAGTAAGCCTGTCAAAGAAAAAGCAACAGAGCCTGTCCCAGAAAAGAAACCAGCAGAAACTGTGCAAAAATCGGAATCAAAACCTGTATCGACACCTGCTCAAGAAAAACCGAAGAAACAGGAAGCAGTACAAAATGTTTTTGAGCCAAAAACATTCACATCATTTTCTCGTAATGAACGTAAAGTTAAAATGAATCGTATGAGAATGAGAATTGCTGAAAGATTAAAGGAATCCCAGAACACAGCAGCATCCTTAACTACATTCAACGAAGTTGACATGTCTGGTATTTTGGAAATGAGAAAATTATACaaagatgaaattattaagaCAAAGAATGTTAAATTTGGTTTCATGGgtttattttctaaagcTTGTACTTTAGCTGCCAAGGACATTCCGTCCGTAAATGGTGCTATTGAAGGTGACCAGATAGTTTACCGTGATTATTCTGATATATCAATTGCAGTAGCTACACCAAAGGGTTTAGTTACTCCCGTTATCCGTAATGCCGAATCGTTATCTGTTTTGGAAATAGAAGAAGAGATTGTTCGTTTAAGTAAAAAAGCTAGAGACGGTAAACTAACCTTAGAAGATATGTCTGGTGGTACATTTACTATCTCAAATGGTGGTGTGTTTGGATCATTGTATGGTACTCCAATCATAAACACTCCACAAACTGCTGTTTTAGGTCTGCACGGTGTCAAACAAAGACCTGTCACTTTAGCTGATGGTACCATAGCTTCAAGACCAATGATGTACTTAGCTTTAACTTATGATCACAGAATGTTAGACGGTAGAGAGGCTGTTACATTTTTGAGAACAGTTAAAGAGTATATTGAAGATCCAAGAAAGATGTTGTTGGCCTAG
- the TPHA0A01540 gene encoding C2H2-type zinc finger protein (similar to Saccharomyces cerevisiae SWI5 (YDR146C) and ACE2 (YLR131C); ancestral locus Anc_8.326) produces MESNTWNVNPTDILNNDNHYKTGQLEDNAKFSNHDLEQEETYRNYLDLTYENMDNVLSQKLNDLDIPLVPTNAQNDITLNFDDDFNWNQLKIDESTSTTVAPTYNNNTRQHKRGMSGTAIFGFANHTKELSISNNNFEYPIDSGNHYEPHQQNSNDSMVIGQQLLKQQEQLKMALDKQKEMNIQLEQQLLENRKQQEQLQNALAQQQMVTNNLVINSPSKSPSHTAHTPRSTRVSNDNAIIITSNSKSGKFEFPAPQNPTTMMISPPLSNTPFNGSPTNNRRNRSFMHGFQSNTESDLLNINSNQNYDYSKELNTPNLTNGSTMNNSRQSNTLHYKKESNYSTTSTIPQYTDEDTSDSEYMKSMGLGIQVDSRAIQNNLKFKGSQKLDMLPTIAGSNQNTPVKVQPPQKYKFQHTPIKQQQYSNTQFTENKDNINDNFKNDMKPTNIFSQRNRTPQLALSSHIKSVDDSARSDIYGTSPSNGSNLQFKTFETPSPSHKQDDNKGFTGYDGNMSRSVVNLDNTPVKITTKPTTLPRGSIDIYVKELPDKTFVCLYQGCQKSFKRRYNVRSHIQTHLEDRPYTCDYEGCEKSFVRNHDLIRHRKRHDERNIVCPCGQKFANQKSMENHKNNNICIGGTNLQKSVTKTSPKKYQGNRPGNNNIIINSPVKEAVTSEVTADYVIKKMEQQLKQEMANNGFLEPPPIVGSETTKIGSNTTTKTLISPSPSTGLSDLGSPFLGFSDIAKTIT; encoded by the coding sequence atgGAATCAAATACATGGAATGTAAACCCCACTgacattttaaataatgataatcaTTATAAGACTGGGCAACTCGAAGATAATGCAAAGTTTTCAAATCATGACCTTGAGCAGGAGGAAACGTACAGAAATTATCTAGATTTAACATACGAAAATATGGATAATGTTTTAAgtcaaaaattaaatgatttagaTATACCTTTGGTCCCAACGAATGCTCAAAATGATATtactttaaattttgatgatgaCTTCAATTGgaatcaattgaaaatagaCGAATCTACCAGTACTACTGTAGCTCCAACatacaataataatacgAGACAGCACAAGAGAGGAATGAGCGGTACAGCAATATTTGGTTTTGCTAACCACACAAAAGAATTGAgtatatcaaataataattttgagTATCCTATAGATTCTGGAAATCATTACGAACCACATCAACAGAATAGTAATGATTCAATGGTCATTGGTCAACAACTGTTAAAGCAACAGGAACAGTTAAAAATGGCCTTAgataaacaaaaagaaatgaaCATTCAGTTGGAGCAACAATTGCTAGAGAATAGAAAGCAACAAGaacaattacaaaatgCTTTAGCACAGCAACAAATGgtaacaaataatttagtAATTAACTCGCCGTCAAAGAGTCCATCCCACACTGCACATACACCAAGATCTACTAGAGTTTCCAATGATAATGCAATAATAATTACTTCAAACTCAAAATCAggtaaatttgaatttccaGCTCCTCAAAATCCAACAACAATGATGATCTCGCCACCGTTATCAAACACTCCATTTAATGGATCACCAACAAACAATCGGAGAAATAGAAGCTTCATGCATGGCTTTCAAAGTAATACTGAATCAGACTtactaaatataaatagcAATCAGAATTATGACTATTcgaaagaattaaatacaCCAAATCTTACAAATGGATCAACCATGAATAACTCAAGACAGAGTAATACCCTTCATTATAAAAAAGAGTCTAATTACTCAACAACCTCGACAATTCCTCAATATACAGATGAAGATACAAGCGATTCGGAATATATGAAGAGTATGGGATTGGGTATACAAGTTGACTCTAGAGCAATACAGAACAATTTAAAGTTTAAAGGCTCACAAAAGCTTGATATGTTACCTACAATTGCTGGTTCGAACCAAAATACACCAGTTAAAGTGCAACCACcacaaaaatataaattccAACATACTCcaataaaacaacaacaatataGCAATACACAATTTActgaaaataaagataatataaatgataaCTTTAAGAATGATATGAAACCaactaatatattttcacaGAGAAATAGAACACCCCAATTAGCATTATCATCACATATTAAAAGTGTTGACGATTCGGCTAGATCAGATATATATGGAACTTCTCCTTCAAACGGCTCTAATTTACAATTTAAAACCTTTGAAACACCTTCACCTTCGCATAAGCAAGATGACAACAAAGGCTTTACAGGTTATGATGGAAATATGAGTAGATCAGTTGTAAATCTCGATAATACCCCAGTGAAGATAACAACGAAACCAACTACTCTGCCAAGGGGTTCCATTGACATTTATGTTAAAGAACTACCCGACAAAACATTTGTTTGTTTGTATCAGGGTTGTCAAAAGTCTTTCAAGAGACGCTATAACGTTAGGTCACATATACAGACACATTTAGAGGATAGACCTTATACATGTGATTACGAAGGTTGTGAGAAATCTTTTGTTAGAAATCATGATTTAATTAGACATAGGAAAAGACATGATGaaagaaatattgtttGTCCATGCGGTCAAAAATTTGCCAACCAAAAATCAATGGAGAATCataagaataataacatttgTATAGGTGGGACAAATCTTCAAAAATCTGTGACGAAAACATCACCCAAGAAATACCAAGGAAATAGACCAGgtaataacaatattataataaatagtCCTGTCAAAGAAGCAGTGACTAGTGAAGTAACAGCAGATTATgttataaagaaaatggaGCAACAATTAAAGCAAGAAATGGCAAATAATGGGTTCTTAGAACCTCCACCAATTGTTGGATCGGAAACGACAAAGATCGGTTCGAACACAACAACAAAGACATTAATATCTCCTTCACCCTCAACAGGATTGAGTGATTTGGGTTCGCCGTTTTTAGGATTCAGTGATATCGCAAAAACAATTACATaa
- the ZRT2 gene encoding low-affinity Zn(2+) transporter ZRT2 (similar to Saccharomyces cerevisiae ZRT2 (YLR130C); ancestral locus Anc_8.325), with protein sequence MSSQFIELVLRDGDSTDTCDTQSSYNGSTNMRVLALFIILISSGLGSFFPILASTYSFIRLPDCCFFVAKFFGSGVIVATAFIHLLDPAVEALSNTCLGGTFTEYPWAFGICLMSLFLLFLIEIMTHHMLTHDEHGDGGHSHGDDTSYTASSIDDKEADSIDADVRKDANDDSYDINSILNFDKNKDYDIEANHYEVSMEDRNNTKMDNYKISQTKSTPGQDHFSHDSEHQDLVQLGTPVEQLDKEKYMGQIVSVIILEFGVIFHSIFTGLSLAVSGDEFETLFIVLVFHQMFEGLGLGTRIAETNWPKSKKNTPWLLALGFTISTPIAIGIGIGVRYTFIPGSRTALITNGIFDSISSGILIYTGLVELMAHEFLFSKQFSGRDGFKKMIFAYVIMCCGAALMALLGKWA encoded by the coding sequence ATGAGTTCACAATTCATAGAATTGGTTCTACGAGATGGCGACTCGACAGACACATGTGATACTCAGAGTTCGTATAATGGTAGTACGAATATGAGAGTATTGGCACTTttcataatattaatttcttcagGATTAGGTTCATTTTTTCCAATATTAGCGTCTACctattcttttattaggTTACCTGACTGCTGCTTCTTTGTGGCAAAATTTTTTGGTTCAGGAGTCATAGTAGCCACAGCATTCATTCATCTGCTGGATCCTGCCGTTGAAGCATTAAGTAACACATGTTTAGGTGGAACCTTTACAGAATACCCATGGGCATTTGGTATCTGTCTGATGTCCTTATTCCTGTTATTTCTGATTGAGATTATGACTCACCACATGTTAACTCATGATGAGCATGGTGATGGAGGACATAGTCACGGCGATGACACTTCATACACTGCTAGTAGtattgatgataaagaagCAGATAGCATCGATGCAGACGTGAGAAAGGATGCGAATGATGACAGTTATGATATAAATAgcattttaaattttgataaaaataaagattaTGATATTGAAGCTAATCATTACGAAGTAAGCATGGAAGATAGAAATAACACAAAAATGGATAACTACAAAATATCGCAAACTAAATCCACTCCCGGTCAAGATCATTTCTCCCATGATTCTGAGCATCAGGATCTTGTGCAGCTTGGTACTCCTGTAGAACAACTAGATAAGGAAAAATACATGGGACAAATAGTAAGTGTAATTATCTTAGAATTTGGTGTCATATTTCATTCAATATTTACAGGTCTTTCATTAGCTGTTTCAGGAgatgaatttgaaacaCTATTTATTGTGTTGGTTTTCCATCAAATGTTTGAAGGATTAGGTCTAGGGACAAGAATTGCAGAAACCAATTGGCcaaaatcaaagaaaaatacaCCATGGCTGCTAGCTTTAGGCTTTACTATATCGACACCGATTGCTATAGGTATTGGGATTGGTGTGAGGTATACATTCATTCCTGGCTCCAGAACTGCATTGATCACCAATGGTATTTTtgattcaatatcttctgggattttaatttatacTGGTCTAGTTGAATTAATGGCAcatgaatttttattttcaaaacaattttCTGGTCGTGAtggatttaaaaaaatgatttttgCATATGTTATTATGTGCTGTGGAGCAGCATTAATGGCACTATTAGGTAAATGGGCATAG